One window of Triticum dicoccoides isolate Atlit2015 ecotype Zavitan chromosome 5A, WEW_v2.0, whole genome shotgun sequence genomic DNA carries:
- the LOC119299786 gene encoding xyloglucan galactosyltransferase KATAMARI1 homolog → MVNLRGSTAVWAGRYLLPLAFPACCALWMLLVFPSPPVEVAVFRQSFQPSIPLTGLRAVDTTPPWPSERREIVDTSSPLTPPPPPTEHHVIINAPPPPLAPKRQARTEMSRQAGTEIQSPPPPAVATDRCAGRYIYMHNLPSRFNSDLIRDCRSLSEWADMCKHLLNAGMGPRLTRTGGVLPSTGWYDTNQFALEVIFHSRMRRYDCLTTDASRAAAVYVPYYAGLDVGRHLWGFSNGVRDALAEDLFEWLRSSPVWAAQGGRDHFFVGGRITWDFRREVGGEWGSRLLLLPEAKNMTMLAIESSPWHGNDIGVPYPTYFHPSLAGEVASWQRAVRHTRTPWLFAFAGGARAHDGSNKNVNAVVRDMIINQCARSRRCRLLLCGGRGRRNDCYAPSNVMRLFKSAAFCLQPQGDSYTRRSAFDAVLAGCVPVFFHPGSAYVQYRWHLSADHRKYSVFVPEDGVRNGTVKVEDVLRRIGAREVAAMREQVVRLIPNIVYRDPRVKAGYRFRDAVDVAVDGVIERVRRIKRGLEDDVGHQWDSYFDK, encoded by the coding sequence ATGGTGAATTTGCGTGGGTCGACGGCGGTCTGGGCCGGCAGGTACCTCCTGCCGCTGGCCTTCCCGGCGTGCTGCGCCCTATGGATGCTCCTCGTCTTCCCTTCTCCGCCGGTGGAGGTCGCCGTCTTCCGGCAGAGTTTCCAGCCGAGCATTCCGTTGACGGGGCTGCGGGCCGTTGACACGACGCCCCCGTGGCCGTCGGAGCGTCGAGAGATCGTTGACACGTCCTCGCcgctgacgccgccgccgccgccgacggagcACCATGTCATCATTAACGCTCCGCCTCCACCGCTGGCACCGAAACGTCAAGCAAGAACGGAGATGTCACGTCAAGCAGGGACAGAGATTCAATCGCCACCTCCACCGGCGGTGGCGACCGACAGGTGCGCCGGCCGCTACATCTACATGCATAATCTGCCGAGTCGGTTCAACTCCGACCTGATCCGGGACTGCCGGTCCCTGTCAGAGTGGGCCGACATGTGCAAGCACCTCCTCAACGCCGGCATGGGCCCGCGGCTCACGCGCACCGGCGGCGTTCTCCCGTCCACTGGCTGGTACGACACCAACCAGTTCGCCCTGGAGGTCatcttccacagccggatgcgacggTACGATTGCCTCACCACCGACGCGTCCCGCGCCGCTGCCGTCTACGTGCCCTACTATGCAGGGCTCGACGTCGGCCGGCACCTGTGGGGGTTCAGCAACGGCGTCCGCGACGCTCTCGCGGAGGACCTCTTCGAGTGGCTCCGGTCGTCACCGGTATGGGCGGCGCAGGGCGGGCGGGACCACTTCTTCGTCGGCGGTCGCATCACGTGGGACTTCCGGCGCGAGGTCGGCGGCGAGTGGGGGAGCCGGCTGCTTCTCCTCCCGGAGGCCAAGAACATGACGATGCTCGCCATCGAGTCCAGCCCGTGGCACGGCAACGACATCGGCGTGCCGTACCCGACCTACTTCCACCCGTCCCTCGCCGGCGAGGTGGCCTCATGGCAGCGGGCCGTGCGACACACGCGAACGCCATGGCTGTTCGCGTTCGCTGGCGGCGCGCGGGCGCACGACGGCAGCAACAAGAACGTTAACGCCGTCGTCCGCGACATGATCATCAACCAGTGCGCGCGGTCGCGGCGGTGCAGGCTCCTTCTGTGCGGCGGCCGTGGCCGGCGCAACGACTGCTACGCGCCGAGCAACGTCATGCGGCTGTTCAAGAGCGCCGCCTTCTGCCTGCAGCCCCAGGGGGACTCGTACACGCGGCGGTCGGCGTTCGACGCCGTGCTCGCCGGCTGTGTGCCGGTGTTCTTCCACCCCGGATCGGCGTACGTGCAGTACCGGTGGCATCTGTCGGCGGATCACCGCAAGTACTCGGTGTTCGTGCCGGAGGACGGCGTGCGGAACGGCACAGTGAAGGTGGAGGACGTGCTCCGGCGGATCGGCGCCAGGGAGGTGGCGGCCATGAGGGAGCAGGTGGTCAGGTTGATTCCCAACATCGTGTACAGGGACCCAAGGGTCAAGGCTGGCTACCGCTTCAGGGACGCCGTGGACGTCGCCGTGGACGGCGTGATCGAGAGGGTGAGGAGGATCAAGCGAGGGCTGGAGGACGATGTGGGGCATCAGTGGGATAGTTACTTTGACAAGTAG